A portion of the Gossypium arboreum isolate Shixiya-1 chromosome 8, ASM2569848v2, whole genome shotgun sequence genome contains these proteins:
- the LOC108469358 gene encoding uncharacterized protein LOC108469358: MGRWMKAEVYPLVGAMAFVTSMCIFQLTRNVFLNPAVRINKSDRSQAVLENYKEGEKYAEHGLRKFLRTRPPEVMPAINHFFSEDK; this comes from the exons ATGGGGCGTTGGATGAAGGCAGAG gtGTACCCTCTAGTAGGAGCCATGGCCTTTGTAACTAGCATGTGTATCTTTCAACTTACAAGGAACGTTTTCTTAAATCCTGCTGTCAG GATCAACAAATCTGATCGTAGCCAAGCAGTGCTAGAAAACTATAAGGAAGGAGAAAAATATGCAGAACATGGGCTTCGTAAATTCCTAAGAACACGTCCCCCTGAAGTCATGCCAGCCATTAACCATTTCTTCTCTGAAGATAAATGA
- the LOC108467984 gene encoding pentatricopeptide repeat-containing protein At3g53170, with the protein MLRSPLSAVNLSCPLSVSSPPTTCSTKIRPQQLVCSSNRSSVYCLTGSQKDSKDALSRIIRREAAIEGIGRKAKSKKQRKRLWPKAVLEALDEAIKDNAWYSALEIFALLRKQQWYEPRCQTYTKLIVMLGKCKQPEQASLLFETMLSEGLKPAIDVYTALVHAYGKSGLIDKAFSAVEDMKSVFDCKPDVYTYSILIDSCVKHRRFDLISRILAEMSYLGIGFSTVTYNTIIDGYGKAELFEDMGNLLTDMIESGDSLPDIFTFNSIIGAYGNSGQIEKMEKWYEEFQLMGIRPDINTFNILIKSFGKTGMYEKMGSVMKFMSKRFFSPTIVTYNIVIEVLGKAGKIEKMEEYFKEMKHKGMKPNAITYCSLVSAYSKAGLIKKVGSILRQVENSDVILDTPFFNCIISAYGQVDDIKRMAELFMLMKEKKCMPDNITFATMIQAYNTQGMIEAAQDLQNKLINNTSKCLVMVKEMRRMRSCDQ; encoded by the exons ATGCTGCGAAGTCCCCTTAGCGCCGTCAACTTAAGTTGCCCCCTGTCAGTCTCCTCACCGCCCACCACTTGTTCGACAAAAATCCGCCCTCAACAGCTCGTTTGCTCATCAAACCGAAGCTCCGTGTACTGCCTGACGGGGTCCCAGAAAGATTCCAAGGACGCATTGTCTCGGATTATAAGAAGGGAGGCTGCTATTGAAGGCATTGGGAGGAAAGCCAAGTCCAAGAAGCAGCGCAAGAGGCTTTGGCCTAAGGCTGTCTTGGAGGCTCTCGATGAAGCCATAAAGGACAACGCTTGGTACTCTGCTCTTGAG ATATTTGCACTTCTACGCAAGCAACAGTGGTACGAGCCTAGATGCCAAACATACACAAAATTGATAGTGATGTTGGGTAAATGCAAGCAACCCGAGCAAGCCAGTTTGCTATTCGAAACAATGCTTTCGGAAGGACTTAAACCCGCCATTGATGTCTATACTGCTCTTGTACATGCATATGGCAAAAGTGGCCTCATTGACAAGGCTTTTTCTGCTGTTGAAGATATGAAATCAGTCTTTGACTGCAAACCTGATGTATATACTTACTCCATTCTAATCGACTCTTGTGTGAAACATCGCCGCTTTGATCTCATCAGTAGAATTCTTGCAGAGATGTCTTATCTAGGAATTGGGTTTAGCACTGTTACATACAATACTATTATTGATGGATATGGTAAGGCTGAATTGTTTGAGGATATGGGGAACTTATTGACAGATATGATTGAAAGTGGTGATTCCCTGCCTGATATTTTCACCTTCAATTCTATTATTGGGGCTTATGGAAACAGTGGGCAGATTGAGAAGATGGAAAAGTGGTATGAAGAATTTCAGCTAATGGGGATAAGACCTGACATTAACACTTTCAACATCCTTATTAAATCTTTTGGGAAAACAGGCATGTATGAGAAGATGGGTTCGGTCATGAAGTTCATGAGTAAAAGATTTTTCTCCCCCACCATTGTTACTTATAATATTGTTATTGAAGTATTAGGAAAGGCCGGAAAGATTGAGAAGATGGAGGAATATTTCAAGGAAATGAAGCATAAAGGAATGAAGCCAAATGCTATTACGTATTGTTCTCTTGTTAGTGCTTACTCTAAGGCTGGGTTAATTAAGAAGGTTGGTTCAATTTTGAGGCAGGTGGAGAATTCTGATGTGATACTCGATACCCCTTTTTTTAACTGTATCATCAGTGCCTATGGTCAGGTTGATGACATTAAAAGGATGGCTGAATTGTTTATGTTGATGAAAGAGAAAAAATGCATGCCGGATAACATCACTTTTGCAACTATGATTCAAGCCTACAACACTCAAGGCATGATTGAAGCTGCTCAAGATTTACAAAACAAGTTGATCAACAACACAAGCAAATGTTTAG TTATGGTGAAGGAGATGAGAAGAATGAGGTCATGTGATCAGTGA
- the LOC108470188 gene encoding cycloartenol-C-24-methyltransferase, with amino-acid sequence MSKAGALDLASGLGGKIEKAEVLSAVEQYERYHVFYGGEEEERKANYTDMVNKYYDLVTSFYEFGWGESFHFAPRWNGESLKESIKRHEHFLALQLGLKPGHKVLDVGCGIGGPLREIARFSSTSVTGINNNEYQITRGKELNRIAGVEKTCNFVKADFMKMPFPDSAFDAVYAIEATCHAPDAYGCYKEIYRVLKPGQYFAAYEWCMTDSFDPNNSEHQKIKAEIEIGDGLPDIRLTGQCLEALKQAGFEIIWEKDLAVGSPLPWYLPLDTSHFSLSSFRLTSVGRFITRNMVKALEFVGLAPKGSQRVQDFLEKAAEGLVEGGRKEIFTPMYFFLARKPLSESQ; translated from the exons ATGTCGAAGGCTGGTGCATTGGATCTGGCATCCGGTCTCGGCGGCAAGATCGAGAAAGCCGAAGTCCTTTCCGCTGTTGAACA GTATGAGCGATATCATGTCTTTTATGGAGGCGAAGAGGAAGAGAGAAAAGCCAACTACACTGACATG GTTAACAAATACTATGATCTTGTTACCAGCTTTTATGAGTTTGGATGGGGTGAATCTTTCCATTTTGCTCCCAG ATGGAATGGGGAGTCTCTCAAAGAAAGCATAAAGCGGCATGAACATTTTCTTGCTTTACAACTTGGGTTGAAGCCTGGACACAAG GTGTTGGATGTTGGATGTGGAATTGGTGGACCACTTAGAGAAATTGCTCGATTCAG TTCCACATCGGTCACTGGGATAAACAACAATGAATATCAAATAACAAGAGGGAAG GAATTAAACCGCATTGCTGGAGTGGAGAAGACTTGCAACTTTGTGAAG GCTGACTTCATGAAGATGCCATTTCCTGACAGCGCCTTTGATGCAGTTTACGCAATTGAAGCTACTTGCCATGCTCCGGATGCG TATGGCTGCTACAAGGAGATTTACAGAGTACTAAAGCCGGGACAGTATTTTGCTGCATATGAGTGGTGCATGACAGATTCATTTGATCCAAATAACTCAGAACATCAGAAAATTAAG GCTGAAATTGAGATTGGTGATGGTCTTCCGGATATCAGATTGACTGGACAGTGCCTGGAAGCTCTAAAACAGGCTGGTTTTGAG ATAATTTGGGAGAAAGATCTTGCTGTTGGCTCTCCACTCCCTTGGTACTTGCCTTTGGATACAAGCCACTTCTCATTGAGTAGCTTCCGTCTAACATCTGTTGGACGCTTCATCACCAGAAATATG GTAAAGGCTCTAGAATTTGTGGGATTAGCTCCCAAGGGAAGTCAAAGAGTTCAAGATTTTCTAGAGAAAGCTGCAGAAGGGTTGGTTGAAGGTGGTAG GAAAGAGATATTTACGCCTATGTATTTCTTTTTGGCCCGAAAGCCACTTTCGGAGAGCCAGTGA